The window ATCAAGgataggaagggaagaggggcAGCTGGTACCTGATTAGCCAGGCCATTGTCACCACTcagtcttctctctttcctcacctTATCCTTCAGCTGGCACCTATGTCTTATATGGAGAACGGCTGGGACTGCTGAGCAACAACCCAAATCCTGAGGGTCTGAGGTTCATCCAGGCTATGAGCAACATGCTCTCTTCCACATCCCTGCTCCTCTACACACCACTGGTCCTGAGCCAGTTGATCAACTCCAAGCTGTGGAAACTGCACTTAGAATCTTGGGATGATATTTTCCAGTATGGTGAGGAGGGCTTTTCCTGCCCCCCACCCTGGGcctgggaagaagagggagaagaggggacgGGAGGGAAGGGAGCGGTAGAGCAAGTGTGTTttacaacatagaattttttattgttgttcaaatAAGAGGGAAATTGGAGCAAAGAATTTTAAAGCTGGTGCATATTATGGTATAAAATGTTAGAACTGCGAGGAACCTTACAATAGAGAACAGAGGTTTAGATCTTGGGTTCTAGTCATGGTGCTTCTTTTCTGTGTAtctctgcctaaattaatctctCAGCATCTTGGGTTCCCCCTTTATAAAGCCAAATACAAATACCCTTTATAAAGGTATTTGTAAATACCTTTATAATGCCAATGTCAAGGGGCTATTTAAATTGGAGACATATAAgaatgaagagaggaagagggagaaggtggGAAGATGGGAGGGGTAGAAGACTAGAGTCCTGTATTAGTGAGCATCCATCTTGGGGGTGTGGAAGGCCCTGATTCTGTTAGCGTATCCGTCCGGTCTCTTTATTCTGATCCTCCTCCATTCCCTCTAGCTGACAAGTGTATTCAGAAAATCTACCAGGAGATGTGTTTGAATGGCTCACCCCAATACTCAGGTATCATGGCTGAACTGCTGGCGAGGGCTGACCTCTCTCTAGATGCCATTAAAGTCAACATAACGGAACTCACGGCCGGCAGCGTGGAAACGGTTAGAGCCCAACTGGGCAGCAACATCACAGAACTACCCCTTCTTTCTAGCTACTTAGATACCCAGTGACCACTCAGATGCCAAAGCCCCCCTCAAATGACCATTGAACCTTAGCATCTTTTTTCCTGCCCCCTCTGACCTCTTATTGCCCTTGCTTGGACACCTCCCTCCCTACACCTGCCCTTTCTAGCGCCCTCCCCCCCATTAGAAGCCTTAAAGGCAGGGATATCTTGCTTgcctatatttatatttccagcatTAGCAAAGTGCTTGAAACACAGTAAGTACTATTAGTTCAACTTATCTAAAGGTCTGTTTCTTTGTCTCGTTATCAGTCTACCTATTCCtacctatctatcatctatctattcatccattctGCCTGTCTAGTTTGTTTTGTCTAGCTGCCTGCCTTCTGGGCTATCCTCCTGCCTGTCTACTTGTCCTGCCTATCttacctatctgtctgtctatctcatCTGTCTACCTGCTTGCCTTTCTGCTTATCCTCCTGTCTTAAGAGAAATGACTGTGATGCACGCAAAGAAGCCCCTGAAGTCTTGGGTGAGGGAAGATTCAGCTCAGCCACAGGACTGCAAACTCCATTTtctgtgtgtttatatattcAGGGCCATGGTCTGGCTCACTGGGGCAGCAGAAGTAGCCCTTGCTGTCCCTCTAAAACCCCTGGCCCAAAAGGCCGACCTGGCCCCTCACTTCAGAGGGGTCTGAGAGGGAGATGCCAGCACCTGGCTACCCTGACTTAAGCCCTGCTCCCTTCACAGACAGCTTTCCCTTTGGTGGCAACCCTCTTTGAGCTGGCCCGGAACCAAGACCTGCAGAGtgctttgagagcagagactaagGAGGCAGAGACACGGCTCAAAGAGCAGCCCCAGCTCTTGGTCAAGGAGCTGCCCCTGCTGCGTGCTTCCATCAAAGAGACCCTGAGGTTTGTGGGGTAGGGATGGAGAGTGGGTAGGTAGGGTATGAGGGGGATTGGCCCTAAAGCCCAGAGCCAGCAGTCTTTCCTGGCCAAACTGGGAAATCAGAGCTGATTGTGTTTCTGGTACCCATTTATGATTCCTTTATCTGTCCTTCCAGAGGCTATTGTCTATGGGATTATCTCCCATTGCAGCCAATTTCAGGTATTCTGATAGAAGATATTTAgattctctgggtttcagttttcacTTCTGAGAAATAAGGGAGATAGTCAAGACAGTTTTTAAAGGCTCCAACTCTCAGGCTCCTGAGGTATAGGTCAGGTATAGAAGACCTTTTGAAGGAGACTTCAAAGGttatctcaaaaagaaaataaaagtaaaatcagaCTAAAAATAGTATgtaactgccaaaaaaaaaaaaaaaaaagatttatctctTCAAAACCTTATCCAATGAAGAAATTCCTCTTAAATCTGCCCTGAAGCCTTATCAATCACCATCTTTGATACCTCCAGTGACAAGGAGCTCActacttcatttttcattatgaattccCCATATATCTTTGCAGAGcatctatcatttaaaaaaatttttaaatcttaatcTGACTTCCTCATAATTCCCCTTCTTGATGCTTGTTCTTTGTTCTGAGAACATAGAACAAATGTGTTATCTTAACCCTAGAATGGCTCTTcccatttttgaagagagccactacAGACTCCTCTGGGTTAAATGGCTTAGTTATCTTCTCTCACTTTCCTCCATGTGAAATACCCTTAGCCTGTGAATGGCCTTATTTGAaacttattttttgttgtttttttggaggGTCTGAAGGGATGGCAGAGATACTTAGAGAGCAATATAGTGtaagttttaaagaaaacatgatcaaaaggaatgggagagaaaatGGGGGATAGGACTATAGTAAAGGAGAAAGGATATGATGGGCTAAAGAATCGGTGATATCGGCTTTATACTGACTATATCACTTCTGGCCGGGTGCTCTCCTCTCCAGGCTTTATCCAGTTGGTTCAGTTATACATCGCTACTTGGCCAAGGACACGGTCCTGCAGAATTACCATGTTCCGGCTGGCGTGAGTCAACACCACTCTGCTCCCACACTCCCTATCCTTCTAAACCAACTTGCAATCTGCAACCTCCAGTTTCCACTAAGAATCCTTACAGAGTCCCAGACACCCCTAATTCAGAACATGGAAtaatagaactggaaagaattcaACACAGAACATAGATTAGACTGGAAATTCAGTccacaaacattaattaagcacttactttgtgcaTAACACAATGCTAGATACTAAGGATACAAGATACCTTGAAGATAAAAACTCGTTCCTTACCCTCGAGGTAGGAACATTCTTTACATCGTATTAGGGGAAAACATTTTAATCTGTAGAACCAGGGCTGGAAGGAGCCTAGATACCTAGGTTATCAGGGCTGGAAGGAATCCAAAACTATGTTTTGTCCCAGGTTCTCACTTTTTGAAGGCCAGAAAGATATGATTTGACCTTATTCTCATAGAAAGCAGAAATGAGGCTGGAACCCAAGAATCTGGACTCCTTGTGGGTCTACTGTGGTTCTTTACATACAGCCATAAGGATTCATTCACCATTCTTTGTCTTTGCTGCCTATATACTGCCGCATTCCTGAAGCCCCCTGAGGACCATAATGGGGAGAAATCCACCTGATCCTCCCCCATCCCACTccatcatcttccttccttcccatcctaCCTCACTACACCACATGCTGTCCACCTTACAGACCCTGATCGAGATCTCCCTCTATGCCATGGGCCGCAGTCCAGAGATCTTTGTGAGACCTGAACGCTATGACCCATCTCGCTGGCTGGCCCCCAGCTCTGAGCAGTCCAATAATCAGATCTCCAACTTCCGCTTCTTGTTCTTTGGCTTTGGGATTCGCCAGTGCATTGGCCGCAGGCTAGCCGAGAGTGAAATGCTCCTCTTACTGCACCATGTGAGTGGGCTGAGTGGAGATCAATCCACCGGATGGGGGAAGGATTTGGGGTGGGTTTAGAAGGAAATCCAAGAATTTTAGAGCTGCAAGAGACTTTCAAAGGTCACATTTGTTCAATCTTAACTCAAATTTCCAAGGCATGATTGTCCAGCCTTTGACCAGATCCTGACTGAGGCACTCTATAGTGCTGTATTTCTTAGAAAAGTTTTGTTATTGAGCTGAAATGTTCTTCACTATAATGTCTACTCACTCAATAAAGTTCTATGACTTAGAACCAAGTAGAACAGGTATAAGCCCTCTTTTATGCAAGCTATATCTTCAGAAATTAAGAGGAAATATCTCTATGCCCCTTTGAACTATTCTCTAAGACTAACATTACTAGATTTTTAGGAGGATTAGAAGTAAGTCTTCTAGAGGGAGGATGCAGGAGAACAGTGGCCTGTGACCCCATCAAGGAGAAAATGGGGGAAGAACAGTGATCAATGGAGAGGAGCAGACTTTTCATGAGACAAGAAGACCCTTAGGATTCTAAGAGCTAAAATCTAACAATTTATCTGAAATTCATATATCTGTTTCAGATCTTGAAAAATTTCCATGTGGAGACCTTATGTAAAGACAACTTGGACCTGACCTACCGCTTTGTTCTTCACCCCAAATCCTTCCCACTCTTTACCCTCCGTGAGCTCAATTAACCTTTCATCCTTGCCTCAATAAGCAGAATCCCTGCCTGGTCCCATCACTTGGACTGAGTCTCCTAACCCTTCAGTATTTAACAGTGTGCAACTTGAAATAAAAGGAACTGATTTCCAATCATGGCTCTgctacttcctaactgtgtgtcTCTAACCTAATTGCTGTTTGGGTGACATCTCTGCAATCACTTAATTCCACGAGGGAGTTGGATGAAATGATTTctcaggtccctttccattcttccatTCTAGACTTTCtgtcctaaggtcccttccagatccaGATCTTAGGATCCTGGAACATTTGCTTTGATACCAGCCTCACCTTTGGGAGGGTCATAGCTTCGTGgcttcctttccattttaagTCCTATGTTCCAAATGCTCTCTAGAAGCAAGCCAAGAGCACTGACATTAAGCCACCTTATTGGTGAAGAGAATGATCCCCTTCTGGCACTCCATGTTGATGAGGGAATATAACAGTCATCTCTCTGAGTCCTCCTCTCTGGGTCTTCTGTCCCCTCTTTTTatggtatttttgttttccttggagTCCTGTTTCAGCCCCAAACCATAGGATATAACCTTGTCTCTGCATAAGACCCAAACTTCCTAATTCCATAAGTCTATGCAAATGCAAGGCATTTTAGAGGGGGAATGAAGGAAGGGcaggaaagggaagaagcattGAGTAAGtccctattatgtgccagtcattgtgctaagtactttacaaattttataccATTAGATCTCACTGCATCCAAAAGTCATAAAATTATAGACTATTCAAACTAAGGGACCTTCTGGATTGCCAGTCCAACCTTGCaatattataaggaaaaaatCTGGGGCCAAATAGGCAATAACTTGTATAAGATCAAACAACCCCTTAAGTGACAAACCCAGGACTCCCAGCCAGGACTTCTGGCTCTGACTTCTCCAATTCGTTGAATGTTCTGAGAACGTTGCTGCCTGTTTATCAACATCTCTTATATTCTTCCTTCACGTTTCCAGCCCCCCACAAGTTTACAAAGTCCTCAGACCAGAGACtatgaatcatttccatttgtgaCTTTTATGTAACCAAATCCAGGGCTTGTTATTCAGTGGGCACTTGCTTCTTGACTATCTGAATGACCATGACACTGTCCTAATGTTTTTAATCAAACTGtgattcttccattttcttttttttttctgatagtttCACTGCTTTCTGTCCTAGGTAGGTCATAACTAGACTACTGGGTCCAAGTCTGGATACTCTACTTATGGAAGTACATAGAAAACTTGGATTTGGTAATAACCAGTTCACTGGATTTCGTTTTGCTCAGTTTAGGTAATGGATTTACTAAGTGGTCTTTGAGACCTGTTCCAATCAAATCTGCTCCAATCTGAGCTTCTATTCATAAAACTTACCttcagaaatttaatttcaaaattgtcCTAAGGAATCTATTAATTTCTCTATATTAGTCCAAAATGATGAAAAGGTCTTTTTCATATGGATTCTTCGATGAATAAATTTTACCTGATCagaaagaattttttcctttaatacatACTATGtatggatatacatacatacataccagGTGGGGTGGAACACACCTGTGACCTCTGTTGCCAGGAAGTCTGAGACTGGTAAAGCACTGGAAATCAGAATTTCTGAGTTGCATTGACTTAAGCTCTTCAGGTAGATATCTGTACAAAGTCCTGTGCCATTATGTCAAACCTCTTGGCAGTTTAGAAATCAAAACtcgtgtcaaaaaaaaaaagccaaccaaATCAAAATCTagcaaaacaccaaaaaaaaaaaaaagggataataaaatttttaataaaacattttaaaaaatcacttctaCCCAAGAAATTATGTTTCTCAAGCAAGAATTAAAGTTACTCAAGAGCTTATGATAAttattcacatttaaaaaataaataaataacaagtgAGTGAAGAAAGCATGGTTTGCCCATCACTACCTTCATCTTTGGCAGTCACTGTATAGGGACCCAGCATCAAATAGGGAGAACAGAGCAAGGGGATTTCCTTTGGGAAATTGAGCTGGgttctcaagtctctccctgaaaCAAAGCTCTCTCTAAAAAACTCCATCCTTCCATTGATGCTGCAAGGTCACAAGTCTGGGAATATCATTCAAGGGTGGAAGCCCCCAAAGGGCAGCAAAGAGGCTACTGGACATGCAGCATATTTTTAGCCAAGCAACTTACAGAGATGTCACCAGAGACatgtttgattagaaaaaaggggaGCAGGTCATGGTGTGAGAACAATGAACAACTGACTTGTGGACCATTGATGAAAGGcactcagcacatagtaggtgcttaagaaggTTTTAATAAATTGAACTGAAATGTCAACAGGCTACCAGCATAGTGGGTAGGCTCCTGATGGAGAATTGTAGGTCAGGGACCAGTCCCACAGAATGACAGGGCTGAGATGGGTTTCTATCTGTATCTCCAAAGGAAACACTCCCATCAAAGAGGTCACGGATTTACCGAAGCTCAGTAGTGAGATTAGGAGGCAGTGCTTCAAGGGTCTGTGACCATTGCCAAGCTGAGCCCTTCCAGCTCCAGGTTTATGATCCTATCATTCTTCATGGGAAGTCCACCTACCATGCTGGGAGCCTTTCTCTAGTCCTCTtgacatttctttcaattaaattcaataaatacttattaaatgcctgttctgtGATTTGTCACATAGTAGGAGCCTTTGAAAACACTAATTCTATTCCATACAATGGCACATCAGTGGAAGTACATATTTACACATGGTAAAAATACAAGCATAAGGAAAAACCTGTTTTCAacaaaaattctttaatattCGAGTCCCCCAGGTTTAGAGTTCAGTATGAATAGAAGTAGAGGAATGTATGTTTTTTCAGTAAGTTTAAGGAAGGGGtaatagtttctctattttttcctataaatcaTCTTTATTAAGTAAAGTAACCTAGAGATACAGTCCTTCCAGGTAGCTGGAAATGCCAAATCATTTAAAATGAGTAATTAGAACTAAGTGGGCTTTgagatccctttccctttggacattacatatgtgtatgtatgtgtgtgtgtgtgtattatgtatatatgattatgtatgttgcatatatatctatatatatgatatagagATATCTTAAATCTTGAGCTCTGACAGTCTATGGccccaagatcccttccaaccTTGAC of the Sarcophilus harrisii chromosome 1, mSarHar1.11, whole genome shotgun sequence genome contains:
- the LOC100930767 gene encoding cytochrome P450 11B1, mitochondrial, which codes for MKQVTELGSQLLQTLWWRLGGCRGLTTRAVQESLRESEPLLGSVRPFEAIPQSQSNPWTKMLRIWKDNGYENLHLETQKNFQKLGPIYRDKMGTLSTVHIIMPQDVEKVMKAEGQFPQRNQMIPWLKHRQSRKLKYGIFLLNGKEWFNDRVKLNQEVLSLRSTGQYIPFLNSVCQDFVKCLNNQIQKNVRKSLTFNICPYVFRFTMEAGTYVLYGERLGLLSNNPNPEGLRFIQAMSNMLSSTSLLLYTPLVLSQLINSKLWKLHLESWDDIFQYADKCIQKIYQEMCLNGSPQYSGIMAELLARADLSLDAIKVNITELTAGSVETTAFPLVATLFELARNQDLQSALRAETKEAETRLKEQPQLLVKELPLLRASIKETLRLYPVGSVIHRYLAKDTVLQNYHVPAGTLIEISLYAMGRSPEIFVRPERYDPSRWLAPSSEQSNNQISNFRFLFFGFGIRQCIGRRLAESEMLLLLHHILKNFHVETLCKDNLDLTYRFVLHPKSFPLFTLRELN